The Acidiferrobacter thiooxydans sequence ATTCAGCGTCTTCATCGCGCAGATACCAGGCCAACGTCATAGAGGCATCGGCGACAAAGGCCATCAGTATTTACGCCCTGCGTCGATTAATTCGCGCAACGAGATATCCCCTAGGTCATGGGTGGCCTGAAACGCCTTCATGCGGGCCACAACCGCACGCCGCTCTTCCAAGCCCTGGGTCGCCACCGATCGTAACTCCGCCACCGCCTGCCCATGCTTGGTGATAATGAACCGCTCCCCTTTACGCACCCGATCCAAGATCTCGGACAAATGCGTCTTCGCCTCGTAAGCACCGATCTCGGGCATTGCACACCCCTCCTACTGCATAAACTAGTTGCAGACTAGTGTATGCAGTAGTCATGCGGCGGTCAACGTCGGCAACCCCAGCGGACCATATACAGCCATCCCGCTCAATAGACATGGATTTACTGTGCCACGCCCGCTACTGCGAGAGACACATCTCACCCAGAGACCGAAGCGGCGAACGCGTTTTAGAGGCGCGCGTTTTAGAGCTCAACCCCTGGAGCATTTGTGCGACTAAAACGTAAACGCTCCAGCAACCGCACCCTGCCCGTGATCCCCTGAGTCGCTTACGATCCGATCCATCACATTGATGGAGACGGATGGATGGCAAAGATCCGCAGTAATGAGGCTTGGCAAGAGCTCTTTGCCGAGTACGAGGCAAGCGCAGAGAACGCGCACGACTTCTGCGCCCGGCACGGGCTTCGGTTGACGTACTTCTATCGGCGCAGCCTGGAGCTTCGCGGGCGTTCGGCAAGCCGCCGGGGGCAAGAGGTCAAGCGTGGCGCATCCCCCGCGGCCTTCGTGCCGGTGACGGTCACACCCCGGGGCCTGCCAGCACCGGTCGGCCCCAAGCCAGGTGGCCCCCACTGCGTGGGGGATACGGTCACGCTCACTATCGGCAAGGCCTCGCTGGCGTTGTCGTCTGCCGTGCCCCCGGCGTGGGTGGCCGCCCTCCTTATGGCCCTGGAGGCCTGATCCTCATGCGCATGTTCATAGATCTCCCGGCCGTGTATCTGCACCGTGATCCCATCGACTTCCGGGTGGGGATCGATGGGCTCGCCGCCCGTGTGGAGCAAGAGATGGCCTTGTCCCCCTTAACGGGCGCGCTCTTTGTCTTCACGAACTGCAGGCGTGACCGCGTGAAGATCCTCTATTGGGATCAGACCGGCTTTGCGCTGTGGTTAAAGCGCCTGGAGGCGGCG is a genomic window containing:
- the tnpB gene encoding IS66 family insertion sequence element accessory protein TnpB (TnpB, as the term is used for proteins encoded by IS66 family insertion elements, is considered an accessory protein, since TnpC, encoded by a neighboring gene, is a DDE family transposase.); the protein is MRMFIDLPAVYLHRDPIDFRVGIDGLAARVEQEMALSPLTGALFVFTNCRRDRVKILYWDQTGFALWLKRLEAARFAWPRKVSEAVLTLSEDQLQWLLAGYDITLMKPHPSLVYQRVS
- a CDS encoding type II toxin-antitoxin system Phd/YefM family antitoxin, which gives rise to MPEIGAYEAKTHLSEILDRVRKGERFIITKHGQAVAELRSVATQGLEERRAVVARMKAFQATHDLGDISLRELIDAGRKY
- the tnpA gene encoding IS66 family insertion sequence element accessory protein TnpA, with translation MAKIRSNEAWQELFAEYEASAENAHDFCARHGLRLTYFYRRSLELRGRSASRRGQEVKRGASPAAFVPVTVTPRGLPAPVGPKPGGPHCVGDTVTLTIGKASLALSSAVPPAWVAALLMALEA